AAGACTTagcttttaaaagataaaattataattagttggaataatattaaacgaaacaaaacaaaagtcCAAATTCCTCAAACTTATAGTATTTGTTaactttgaaagaaaaaaagcatgtttctttttttatagttttaactttttttataaatttacgTAAGGtcattaattaaaatgcGACTGTTGTAACGGTTCCAAATCCAATGCCATTTCTGGCCTCAACAATATGAAATCTAAAAGCTTCTTCATGAGTTAGATTATCGAAGTGATGATGTTTCATAACCACATAAATAAGGAACCTTTGAGTCAATTACTTTACATGGTTCATAATGATTGTTCATGAACGGATATCTGATCGCATAATCTAACTCAATTTTCCGTTTTAACAGTCATTTCATCACTGTATAGGATTTGACGCTCATGGTAAAATAATAGGTAACTATAATCTGGTTAgtatgtaaaaaaataacagcAAAGAGCCTACGCTTGAGAATTTAAGACCTCCGATTCCTTTACTTCCACAATTGTGGTGTCATCCAGCAAAAACCACTacaaaaattagtaaaaatttccataaaaaattcaaaaaaaatttaatatactTGATTTTGGTAGTATGTATAGGCAATATAGTGCCCTGTGTCGAGAGTTCCTTTATGACACACAACTGAGTATAATTGATAATCCACATCATCTTGATTAAAGTTGTAGCGCATTCTTAAAAATGCTGGATAAGATACTTGCTTATCTATTTTAGTTGACATGGCAAAGTTATTTTGTTCAAATCGTTTCAATTGCATGCAAATAGTTGGAGGTAGTTTGTCAAAGACCAATTGTTTAATAGCATTTTTTGACCCGCAACTATGACAGCTATATTGAACTTTCTCTTTGGAAACAAAcctaaaataatatttgttaaaaaatctaaaaacgAGCAAATTTTACCTTTCCAAACATCCTTGAAGTGTTGGCTCATTGATGTCTAAACTAATGTCCATCAAAGGATCCACAGCCACCCGCTCCTTCTTGCAATCTAGGCATGTAACAACGTTTTTCAGAGATCCACTAAAAATACGATGAATAGGACAAGTGCACGGCATTGATGTTCCTCCTCCGCTTTCCGTATGCATTTGGTCCAGCAagtatacaaaaaattcgtGGCCATCTTGCTGGGAGTAACCACATAAAGATTTGCTGAGTTTCCACATAAGATTTAAGACAGCAGTGGGACCGTAAAAAgtagatttgtttttagaaTTATAAATAGATGAAAACATATCGTCAATGGCACAAGTCATGCAAGTAGGTCGCTTACAATCAGTAGAAGTATGAAACCCACTGAAAAACAAGTTTCGAACCAATGGATTATGCAAAATACTTTGTAAAATGACGCTCATGAAACAAGTAGCACCCAAGTTCTGGATCCCCCTCAAGCCTGCTGTTGCGCAAACTGGAGGGTATTTTCGATAGGCTTCTAAGCAAACCATTTGATTGTACTTCTCGGGAAGTCTCTTGTGATCACTTTGCCATGCCTTGATATTCTTGATCTTAAAACGAAGGGTTTCCAACTCGGTCTGATAAACGTAGTCTTGACAGCCAAAGCAGTAGGTATGGCCATTTTTTACATCCACGCCTAAGAATTAGTAATTGGTATTCGGGAATTGCATCCTAACTCGATATTCGCAAAAAGGTTTCGTTGCTAAATCAATAGCTATGTTTTCAACTAAACGTACCGATCATATGAGTGTGCTCCATTGCGTGTTCTTCACCATGATGTCCCCAAAGACATCCCACAGAATGACAACTCAAGCATCGAATACTCCGCTTGTTGATGCGTTTGCAAGTACTGCAGCGACGTGGGACAAActaaatgaaagaaatgttAAAAGGAATCgaatggaaaaagaaaattgaacTGTATGAAGTGTTGTTCACAAGCCTTACATGACAACTGAATATCTGGGTACAGATCTTTTGATAGTTTTCAACATCCGCCGGTTTAAGTTTAAGATGCTGGCAACCTTCTACATCCCCAGGCATCCTTGATACGTACAAAATTGGCCTTTCAGACTAAAAAGCATCTGCTTCGATGCAGGGTGAAACGACAACAATAGACGAACTCGCTATTCTGGCAAAAGAACATTATTTCTCTTTGCTTAAATTTGGGCAATTAAGGATGCGGTGTACAGCGTTAA
This portion of the Schizosaccharomyces pombe strain 972h- genome assembly, chromosome: I genome encodes:
- the ubp8 gene encoding SAGA complex ubiquitin Ubp8, with the protein product MPGDVEGCQHLKLKPADVENYQKICTQIFSCHFVPRRCSTCKRINKRSIRCLSCHSVGCLWGHHGEEHAMEHTHMIGVDVKNGHTYCFGCQDYVYQTELETLRFKIKNIKAWQSDHKRLPEKYNQMVCLEAYRKYPPVCATAGLRGIQNLGATCFMSVILQSILHNPLVRNLFFSGFHTSTDCKRPTCMTCAIDDMFSSIYNSKNKSTFYGPTAVLNLMWKLSKSLCGYSQQDGHEFFVYLLDQMHTESGGGTSMPCTCPIHRIFSGSLKNVVTCLDCKKERVAVDPLMDISLDINEPTLQGCLERFVSKEKVQYSCHSCGSKNAIKQLVFDKLPPTICMQLKRFEQNNFAMSTKIDKQVSYPAFLRMRYNFNQDDVDYQLYSVVCHKGTLDTGHYIAYTYYQNQWFLLDDTTIVEVKESEVLNSQAYLLFYHERQILYSDEMTVKTEN